CGCATTTCTCTCAAACTTATGGTGTTACGGTGTTACCTGCAAGAATTATGATACGAATTGTTTGCggtgcttttctttttcatgaaTAGGGGTCGGAGTTTTATTCTCCGAACCCCCTTGGTCGTCCAGGTTTTGCCAACTCGATCCGGTGGACAGTGGTTTGTCCTCATTGTTTCTTCAGGTTGTGATTGATTGCTGTGAGTTTTGAGCGGATGGTGGCATTGATTGTAAGCTAGTATGACAATCTCATCTGCAACTTGTTTCTGTGATTGGCAATGCTCTGGCACATCGATCCGCGCAAGTAGAAATTCAGTCACTCACTGTATAGTTGGTTTGCAGAGAGATTATCTGAATTTACTTGCTTGCTCAACTTCAAAAGGCCTGGAATTCAGAAGCTGGACTGAAGAATCGACATACTACTACTTATTTTGTGAAATATCCGTCGTCCCTGATACGTTGCAGATTGATCACAACTTGCGGTTGAGTTTGGAATATCATTGCCACCGGCACCAAAGAGAGTTTTGTTCCCTGAAACTTGTGATCCATGGACGAACAACAGAAGAACAGGCCTTGTTGTCTTGTAGGCATTGATAAGAAAAAGCTCTCTGATATAAGCCTTCGTTTTACCATTGCTAGGAGATAATTCCTGCTCCCGAGGGGCCTTGAgaaatggaaaataaaaaaagaaactcCGGCCCATTCGGAGTAGTGGAAGTCTGGAACTGGTCCAGGCCAGCCCAGCAACATTTACTTGTTAGGCCGGCCCAAAGTCAAAAAAGGCCCATCATACTCTCTTCCAGAGAAGAAACTCCAAAGTCCAGCACCCAAACTCGATCGAGAATTCGCTCCTCCTCACTCCGCCGcccgacgacctcgccggcggccgcccccaccccgccggccgccgcttctGCTTCCCGCGGGGGGATCCCTTCCGCTCTTGAGCGGGACTCGTGAGCCCCAAGGCAGTGCCTCCTTCACTCAAAAAATTGTCTCCGATCTAATTaagccctccgccgccgctgcctcgcctTCGCCATGGAGGAAGCCGTGCGGGTGGACCTCGACAAGCTCCCCATCAAGCGCCTCCACGCCATCGACGAGGCCGGCAACGAGCACTACCCGCCGTAagcaccaaaccaaaccaacctcTTCCCTTCCCCTGAAACCCTAACCCCCACCTCTCTCCGTTCACTGAGATTCGGATTCCGCAGCGACACCAGCAGCGAGGAGCAGCGCCTCTCCGCCATCCGCCGCATCGACTTCTCCTGGGTCATCGACAAGGACGCCAAGAAGCCCAAGAAGGACAccgcccagcagcagcagcagcaggcatgGCCGTGGCAGGGCATGATGGAGAGCCTGCAGCAGGCGCAGCAGGAGCTCTCCGTCGTCATTGACCTCATCTCCACTGTCAGTTTTCCCACACACAATACTGCAAACCCCATTCTATTTGCATGCGATTGTTTGTATTCCTGACAGAGGAGACAATCCTACTTGATAATGCAGGTCGAAGCCAATGATGCAGTGGCAGTCGCTGGGATGCTCAAGCCCAAATCGCTGCCAACCGAAACCTTAGTTGACACCGCAGTCTCTGCAGCCACCAAGCTTCAGCGCGTTCGGGTATGTCACCCTACTGCCTATGTTTGATTACTTCAATTCACGGCTAAGGAACAAAATGGAACCTAAAACAAACTCAATTTGTTTCTGTAATCGCTTGCCACTTTCCTCTTCCGTCTTGCATCTATCATGCTTCCTGTTGTGATCTTCATTTGTGTCCTCGCAGCATTTGTCACGCTACTTCAAACAATCTGCCAAAACAATGGAGCAGCAGTTCCAAAAAGAGTCTAGGTTCTATGGCTCATTAATCAGGCATGTCTTGTTGCTTAACTTGAGTTGTTATTTCAATACCACTTCACCCAAGTTTGCACCATGAATTACTCGCGGATTGGTGGCAGATTGCAGCAGAACTGGAAAGTGAAGCGGCAACGGTTTGGTGGAAGTGGTCCAGGAAGTGAGGGCTTCATGTTTGATCTGATCGACACTTCTCAATTGGACACAGCAGCAATGCCTCGACTGTCATCATTACCATTGATTCCAATTGACCAAGACTCATCAGGCACTTTGTCCGTACAAGTCCCTCAAAAATCTTGCCGTTTCTTGAGTCTTAATTTTCGAGGGGACAGTGCCAATGGTGTGGAAAACTACGGTCATAAACTGAAAGATGGCATCTCAAGCATCACTTCCTCTGAAACAGACAATGATGATGTCAATAAATCCATCAAACATGCACATTCTATTCTTCGCAACATCCACAAGTCAATATTTGAGGAGCAGGTCAGCTAAGTGTTTGCTTGGCATGCTAAGAATTCCTGTATAGAATGCtcttaattaagttttaactaTAGCATCATGGAAAATTATTGTATATCATGTGATGACATcttgcaccaccaccacccctccctccccgggtttatcattatttatttatgtatATCGTTCTGTGGCTTAGCTTAGTGTATGCCTTTGTAGGTATTTGATATGGTGATCCGTGAGACATTTGTCCAATCTCAAGGCATCAATGTGACTGGAATGCGTGAAGATTTTCTCCAATTAGCTATTGGTCAGGAATGTTCATTGTGCCTCTCGCTTGCTCATTCTGGAGATGGTAGTGACTCAGAAATGGTAGACCATGAAGACCATGCCAATTCAGAGGATGCCTCAAATCTTGTGTTGGTCACTATGAATGGGAAGCTGGACCCTTTAAGAAAAGACGTGACAGGGTTTCCTAATCCCAGAAGTCTGGAAATTTACTTGCTACAATTGTTTCATGAGAACATTCTTAGGAAGGTCAGGGAGAAATCCCTTAACATTGGTCGCTACCAAAGTCCTGCTCAGGTTGCAGGTGATGATTATGGCCTGCTAGGTCATTTCTGCTTGACAGTGGCTCACAGGATATTTTCTAACAAAGTACTCGTGGAGCTTGAGAGTGTGGTATAGCTCCTATAAGCTTGTTGATGCTACATATTTGCATGTAGATCATTATTTAAATTTCCTTTCTGTATTGCAGGTCAGCAGGGTTCCATATCTCCATTTGCGTTCTCTTCCTACTTGGCATTCTCGAACTTCCTCCTGGTCTCTATGCTTGAAAGTTCCTCAGCCTATCCTTGCTGCAGATCGGATTGCAAAGCCTTCTGATAACCATGAACTTAAGTACAAATCCAGGTCACAGTTCAATACTAAGGTGATCGTGAAAGATAGCCAAATTAGTCTAATGGGTGAAGGCTCCCCAAGCATTGCTGGATCATTGACTGGGAAGCCCTCCGATGGATATTTGGTAAATAGCTACAATTGTGACTTGGAGGACCTCCCAACAATGCTTCTGCAGCAGGTAAACTTCTGATgatactatttaaattatttcttggtaGATCATGTTTATGAAATTATTAAAGTTATTACCATTGGAATTCATTATGGTCCATTGATAATGCAATGAGCCAGACTATTTCTTGCATTGCAAATGTGTAACATAAACTCCTTGCATTTGAATGTGAAATGCACAATGGTAATGCATTTTTCTTAGTTTTTTTCCCTGAGGAAATCTTCATTTGTGCCTATTGACCTACAGGATTAGTTTGCTTAACAGTTCAAAATGAATGTGGCATGCATGTTGAGTTGAACAGGACACCAGTACAAACATTCTAGTGCCTTGCCATGCTTCCACATTTTTTTAGGTTAATATTGTCCCACATAAGAGGTCTGGAAGGCAGTGGCCATTCATGTAATATAAAACTGAAAGCACTGAATACAGTGCGAGAAAGGGAGCAAGATGTTTATGCTTTGATAGACCTGTCATTGTTCAACTTTGGTTGTCTTGATGGGCTATTTAATTTAATCCAAGTGGATCATCATAAGGATTTGTTTCCAAGTAATACTGTGCTGCCCATGAATATTACCCATGTCACAACAATTGCTTTTTAAGTCTATTTTGTCAGAATGATGTGCTCACTGTTTTTTCTGTTCAGGTTGCTAGTCAAGTAATCCACTGGCTTCATGAAGAAGCATTGGTTCTCGGTATGAATGTGACTAGAGATTTCCTGTGCCTTTACTTTGATCTTGAGCAAGGTGAAACGCTTGGCCTGGTGGCGAATGTTGACCCGGACGACACCTGTGGATGCATTTCTTGGTACCTTACTATTGATCACCCAACGGAGGATGGGAAGATGTCAGCAGATAGTCAGGAGTTTGAGAAGCGTAGGTTTTTGGGCTATGTTTCTCTTGAAGTATTGTACTCTACCCTTATGGACCTGATAAATTTGTGTAACGCTGGCGCCCACCACTGACATCTATCTGAATATCCATGTAATATCACTTACTACCTTGTAGATTGGTCCTTTGCTTAGGCGAATGGAATCCTGTTGGCTGTTGCCCGCTATCATTCATATTGTTGTGTCTTTTCTTTCTGGCCGTAAACAAACGAACCCACTGAACGTATCCTGCGTTTGGTGGGAGTTTGATCGGCGACCCGCTGTGATTTGTTTGATGCTTGGTGCTGAATCTTTGTGGTTTTATTCATCTCGTAATTTTTCCCCGCGTGTTGCCTTAGTGCCATGTGGGCATTCCAAACTGCTTGCATGAGATTTGTAGTAGCTGGCTATTAGAGAATCTAAAGGTGATTGTACATTTGGACATAATGCTCACATCACATGCATGTATAGTATACCCAGTGTTATGAATGGATCGATCAATCAACCAACCGTATAGTTCATCATCCTCATATGATGATATGAATATGAGCTCTATCGGCCTGGTAGGCTATCTCATCTCGATGACAGCGAGAACCATGTGATCCAGGTTGAATCTTATTATCATTAAGATGATGATTGGCTAGCTAGGGAACATCTAAAGGAGATTTTGGGTGAAATTGAAGCtgccttaggctgtgtttgatacttggggttgggaacccaactccaccgcacggaaaacggagcggtccattagcgtgtgattaattaagtattagttaattttttttcaaaaatggattaatttgtttttttaaagcaactttcgtatagaaactttttgcaaaaaaacacaccatttagcagtttgaaaagcgtgcacgcggaaaacgagggaaaggggttggGAAACTTGTGgaaagaacgcagccttagtGTGTGTACGTACACAGGTGCATGTGTAAGATGCCTAGCTCCAAGATCTGAAACATTAtgccttcattttttttccttttatttatttgttagaCTTTTTAGACAGTGATTTGTTTGTTACATAAATCGAACACATGAGTTAGGAATAGGATGCTTTATTCCAAAGTGTACTCTCCTACTCTTTGGCTGAAATTACATCATTTAATTTAATGCGATCTGTCCATCAAAGTAAAGAGTCCTTTCTGAACTCCCTTATTTCACCTTTTCTGTCTGAAAGGCCAACCTCCATATCCGGTACCACCTCTTCATTGTTGTCATAAAAGTATGCTCACAAGTTACATGTTTGGTTCATTTTCATATAGTAGTATTGGCTTTCTTTTAGTGAGAGAAGCctgaaagttgaaaatttatctTACTCCTTTTTGGTTATTACTCTTAGTCCTGATATCATGTTTGATTAGCCAGTTGGAATTAATTGGTTTGGTGGCTCCTAGACCTCAGGCAAAATGTTTCTTTGGGTTTCAGAAAGGCATTTAACAGTATGTGTCCTTTTGCATTAGTCAAGACACTGAgaggaaataaataaaattaattaggATTATGAAAAATGGTTTAACttgaaataaaagaaaaggatgagACCAAGTCACCAAGAATGAATGCATGGTTGCAAAAGTAAAACAGAAATGGTACCCCCAAGATTGCTACCTCCTTTGCACGCATGACTGTGAGTGCACCACCTAAAGCAGATTATCTTTAGTTTCATCTTTGGTTCTTGCTTTCTGGAAATTTTTATCCTGCTACTATTTGAAAAGAAGGAAAGGGAAAAGTTGTGCTCTTGCTTTTCTGAAAAGAAGAGGGAAAGAAAGCAAGGACAGAGCCTGGCCAAGTTTGTTCTCCCTTCTTGCTTAGTATTTTTATTGGATCGTGGATGCAACCTTGCAAATTATGATGTGCTGTGACCAGCaaataactaattcatttgttGGTTTATTACTTGTGTGATTGGAAATGTATCCAGCACTCCAGCATGCATGCGTTCTATAATTTATGCTAACAGAAGGTCTATTGTGCTTCTGGTGAACAACTTTGAAGAGAAACTTTTTATGCTAATAAGCATGAAAGTAGCGGCAGACccaaggatatatatatatatatatatatatatatatatatatatatatatattttcacttCAGTTCTCACAGATGATTACGTGCTCGATGATTAAAGTTCTCAGTATGATTACCCGCCATTTGGAAGCAATTCTATCTGGATTACCTAATTACTCCAAATGGAAAAAACCATCAAATTGTTCTGAACTCCAACTGGACAACTTGCCGCATGGTGTTCAATTAGTACTCAGATTTCATCAGTGATTCCTTCCTTAAGAGTCTGATTAATTAGTGATTAGGTTCCAAATGACACACGAGAAGAAGCTTGCTTTTAAATTAT
This genomic window from Oryza sativa Japonica Group chromosome 12, ASM3414082v1 contains:
- the LOC4352909 gene encoding mediator of RNA polymerase II transcription subunit 17; this encodes MEEAVRVDLDKLPIKRLHAIDEAGNEHYPPDTSSEEQRLSAIRRIDFSWVIDKDAKKPKKDTAQQQQQQAWPWQGMMESLQQAQQELSVVIDLISTVEANDAVAVAGMLKPKSLPTETLVDTAVSAATKLQRVRHLSRYFKQSAKTMEQQFQKESRFYGSLIRLQQNWKVKRQRFGGSGPGSEGFMFDLIDTSQLDTAAMPRLSSLPLIPIDQDSSGTLSVQVPQKSCRFLSLNFRGDSANGVENYGHKLKDGISSITSSETDNDDVNKSIKHAHSILRNIHKSIFEEQVFDMVIRETFVQSQGINVTGMREDFLQLAIGQECSLCLSLAHSGDGSDSEMVDHEDHANSEDASNLVLVTMNGKLDPLRKDVTGFPNPRSLEIYLLQLFHENILRKVREKSLNIGRYQSPAQVAGDDYGLLGHFCLTVAHRIFSNKVLVELESVVSRVPYLHLRSLPTWHSRTSSWSLCLKVPQPILAADRIAKPSDNHELKYKSRSQFNTKVIVKDSQISLMGEGSPSIAGSLTGKPSDGYLVNSYNCDLEDLPTMLLQQVASQVIHWLHEEALVLGMNVTRDFLCLYFDLEQGETLGLVANVDPDDTCGCISWYLTIDHPTEDGKMSADSQEFEKRRFLGYVSLEVLYSTLMDLINLCNAGAHH